GAGGCGGCGCTCGACGCGCCGCAGCCGAGCCTCCGGCCAGCGCGAACACCAGCCGCGTACGCTTCCGCCCAGAAAAATCCGCCGGGCTTGTCGAATCCAGGTCCCGCTGTTCGTAGCCAGAGTGAGCGGCCGCCCGCGAGGGAGCGGTCCCGACCAGAGGAGATGCTCGCCGATGTCGCACTCGCCGGCCAAGACCCACCGCATGTTCGAGCTCATCGAGCCGATCGCCACCGTCACTTACTCCGAGGTGCCGAACGAGGCGTTCCTGGCCGTGGGCATGCGCAACTACTGGGACGGATACTTCGCGGGCCGCGCCGCGCCGCTCGGGCTGGCATCGGCCGAAGTGGTGCACGCGGTCTTCTACAACTTCGCCGACGGTGAGGTGGCGCGGCACATTCCGTGGGTATGGGGGAAGATCACCCCGCAGGAAGCGATCGCCCTACGCCAGCGCGGCAGCGCCGCCGCGTTGCGGCAGATGATCGGGGACCTCGCCGGCTCCCCAGGCCTGAGGCGGGCCGCCGACCTCGCTACTCGGGCCGCCGTCAGCGCGCCGACCGAAGGCCGAGCCCTGTACGCGGGGCTGCGGGCACTCGACATTCCCGAGGAGCCCGTCGCCAAGCTCTGGCACGCGGCGACGCTGCTGCGAGAGCACCGCGGGGACGGTCACAACGCCGTCCTGGTCGCACACGGCATCGGCGGCACCGAAGCGCACGTGCTCATGGCCCTCGCGCTCGGCATGCGAGCGGAGGAATTCGGCCGGATTCACCACCTGCCCAAGGCGCGGC
This sequence is a window from Amycolatopsis benzoatilytica AK 16/65. Protein-coding genes within it:
- a CDS encoding MarR family winged helix-turn-helix transcriptional regulator produces the protein MSHSPAKTHRMFELIEPIATVTYSEVPNEAFLAVGMRNYWDGYFAGRAAPLGLASAEVVHAVFYNFADGEVARHIPWVWGKITPQEAIALRQRGSAAALRQMIGDLAGSPGLRRAADLATRAAVSAPTEGRALYAGLRALDIPEEPVAKLWHAATLLREHRGDGHNAVLVAHGIGGTEAHVLMALALGMRAEEFGRIHHLPKARLAAVVDGLRDRGLVDAVGKFTDAGREIKERIEARTDELAAPAYDVLAPEELDELIAGLEPIAAAIPVDDH